A single genomic interval of Mycolicibacterium sp. MU0053 harbors:
- a CDS encoding arylamine N-acetyltransferase family protein translates to MVTQTLQPQRRRDGLDVGAYLARVGYREARDPTLATLRGLVTAHLTRIPFENLDPMMGSPVFDLSAAALSAKLVQRRRGGYCFEQNSLLRYALEALGYAVETLTARVVWMNPAGLDAPPAPLTHQLLVVRMPGDARRYLVDVGFGGQTLTAPIEFVPGVVAQTPNEPYRIGVRGDEYFLETLIGDTWKPLYIFADVPRPDIDLQVGSWYVSTHPDSIFVTGLSASMIIDGARWNLRGRHLAVHRPGEASERIRFETASQVLLTLMNTFGLDVGGIGDVHARVTEVLDN, encoded by the coding sequence ATGGTTACCCAGACGCTCCAGCCGCAACGGCGGCGCGACGGGCTCGACGTCGGTGCCTACCTCGCGCGGGTCGGCTACCGGGAGGCCAGGGACCCCACCCTGGCGACCCTGCGCGGGTTGGTCACGGCGCACCTGACACGCATCCCGTTCGAGAACCTCGACCCGATGATGGGGTCACCGGTTTTCGACCTCAGCGCCGCAGCCCTGTCGGCGAAGCTGGTGCAGCGCCGCCGCGGCGGGTACTGCTTCGAGCAGAACTCACTGCTGCGGTACGCGCTCGAGGCCCTCGGCTACGCGGTCGAGACGCTGACCGCGCGGGTGGTCTGGATGAATCCGGCCGGGCTCGATGCCCCGCCCGCCCCGCTGACACACCAACTGCTGGTCGTCCGGATGCCGGGGGACGCCCGGCGCTACCTCGTCGACGTCGGATTCGGGGGCCAGACGCTGACCGCGCCGATCGAATTTGTCCCCGGCGTGGTGGCCCAGACCCCGAACGAGCCGTACCGGATCGGCGTCCGAGGCGACGAGTACTTCCTGGAGACCTTGATCGGCGACACTTGGAAGCCGCTGTACATCTTCGCCGACGTCCCACGGCCGGACATCGACCTGCAGGTCGGAAGTTGGTACGTCTCAACGCATCCGGATTCGATATTCGTGACCGGGCTGAGCGCGTCGATGATCATCGACGGTGCGCGCTGGAATCTGCGCGGCCGCCACCTCGCGGTGCACCGGCCCGGCGAGGCCAGCGAACGGATCCGATTCGAGACCGCCTCGCAGGTGCTACTCACCTTGATGAACACCTTCGGCCTCGATGTCGGAGGCATCGGCGACGTGCACGCCCGGGTCACCGAGGTGCTCGACAACTGA
- a CDS encoding crotonase/enoyl-CoA hydratase family protein — protein MSGVSDESTEPAVLVEQRDRILVITINRPKAKNAVNLAVSQGLADAMDRLDEDPGLSVGVLTGAGGSFCAGMDLKAFARGERCDIEGRGLGFTQAPPAKPLIAAVEGYALAGGTEVALATDLIVAARDSAFGIPEVKRGLVAGGGGLLRLPQRIPYAVAMELALTGDNLSAERAHELGLVSVLAEPGGALDAAIALAEKITANGPLAVAATKKIIVEARYWGPEEQWTEQMKILAPVFMSKDAQEGAIAFAEKRAPQWTGT, from the coding sequence ATGTCGGGCGTGAGCGACGAATCAACCGAACCCGCAGTCCTGGTCGAACAGCGTGACCGGATTCTGGTCATCACCATCAACCGTCCCAAGGCCAAGAACGCCGTGAACCTCGCCGTCAGCCAGGGGCTGGCCGATGCGATGGACCGACTCGACGAGGACCCCGGGCTGTCGGTGGGTGTGCTCACCGGTGCCGGCGGGTCGTTCTGTGCGGGCATGGACCTCAAGGCCTTCGCCCGCGGCGAGCGCTGCGATATCGAGGGCCGCGGACTCGGCTTCACCCAGGCCCCGCCCGCCAAACCGCTGATCGCCGCGGTCGAGGGCTACGCGCTGGCCGGTGGTACCGAGGTGGCACTGGCCACCGACCTGATCGTCGCGGCGCGCGATTCCGCCTTCGGCATCCCCGAGGTCAAGCGCGGCCTGGTGGCCGGCGGCGGCGGTCTGCTGCGGCTGCCGCAGCGCATCCCGTATGCCGTCGCGATGGAACTCGCGCTCACCGGCGACAACCTGTCCGCCGAGCGCGCCCACGAGCTGGGGCTGGTCAGCGTGCTGGCCGAACCGGGCGGGGCGCTCGACGCCGCGATCGCGTTGGCCGAGAAGATCACCGCCAACGGTCCGCTGGCCGTCGCGGCGACGAAGAAGATCATCGTCGAGGCGCGGTACTGGGGCCCCGAGGAACAGTGGACCGAGCAGATGAAGATCCTCGCCCCGGTGTTCATGTCCAAGGACGCCCAGGAGGGCGCGATCGCGTTCGCCGAGAAGCGCGCCCCTCAGTGGACCGGCACCTGA
- a CDS encoding class I adenylate-forming enzyme family protein yields MSISLLLEMALSGDPERIAVVSDDTRLTTQELSDLADGGAGVIAATGAEHVVYVGTGGLLLPLLLFSSARAARTFTPINYRLSAEGIQALIERLPKPLVIVDERYRDMVGEAAVAVLESAEFLQAAKSAEAVAEFADPDDVGVVLFTSGTTSAPKAVELSHNNLTSYITGTVEFGAAEPDDAALICVPPYHIAGVSAALSNLYAGRKMVYLPNFDAAEWVRLVGDEGVTSATVVPTMLDRIVTVLETGQHPLPSLRTLAYGGSKVGLPLVRRALGLLPHVGFVNAYGLTETSSTIAVLTPDDHRAAHGSAEDAVAKRLGSVGQPVPGIEVQIRAEDGTVLGPGEPGELYVRGEQVSGKYTGIGSVLDDEGWFPTKDIATLDDEGYLFITGRSDDTIIRGGENIAPAELEDVLIEHPDVREVAVVGVEDPQWGQAIVAVVVPAVGVDPDPEELRSHVRKHLRGSRTPDRVVFRDELPTNATGKLLRREIVASLNDTATQT; encoded by the coding sequence ATGAGTATCTCGCTGCTGCTGGAGATGGCGCTGTCGGGAGACCCCGAGCGGATTGCCGTGGTCTCCGACGATACTCGGCTGACCACCCAGGAATTGTCCGACCTCGCCGACGGTGGCGCCGGGGTCATCGCCGCCACCGGCGCCGAGCACGTGGTCTACGTCGGCACCGGCGGTCTGCTGCTGCCGCTGCTGCTGTTCTCCTCGGCGCGCGCGGCGCGGACCTTCACCCCGATCAACTATCGACTCTCGGCCGAGGGCATCCAGGCGCTCATCGAGCGACTGCCCAAGCCGCTGGTGATCGTCGACGAGCGCTACCGGGACATGGTGGGCGAGGCCGCGGTGGCGGTCCTGGAGTCCGCCGAATTCCTGCAGGCGGCCAAGTCGGCCGAGGCGGTGGCCGAATTCGCCGACCCCGACGACGTCGGCGTGGTGCTGTTCACGTCCGGGACCACCTCGGCGCCCAAGGCCGTCGAACTCTCACACAACAACCTGACGTCCTACATCACCGGCACCGTGGAATTCGGTGCCGCCGAACCGGACGACGCCGCGCTGATCTGCGTGCCGCCCTATCACATCGCCGGGGTTTCGGCCGCGCTGTCGAATCTGTACGCCGGCCGAAAAATGGTGTACCTGCCCAACTTCGACGCCGCCGAATGGGTGCGGCTGGTCGGCGACGAGGGCGTCACCTCGGCGACCGTGGTGCCGACCATGCTGGACCGCATCGTCACCGTGCTGGAAACCGGGCAGCATCCGCTGCCCAGCCTCCGCACGCTGGCCTACGGCGGCTCCAAGGTGGGGCTGCCGCTGGTGCGCCGGGCGCTCGGACTGCTGCCGCACGTCGGCTTCGTCAACGCCTACGGGCTGACCGAGACCTCATCGACCATCGCGGTGCTGACGCCCGACGATCACCGCGCGGCGCACGGCAGCGCCGAGGACGCCGTGGCCAAACGGCTCGGTTCGGTGGGCCAGCCGGTCCCCGGCATCGAGGTGCAGATCCGCGCCGAGGACGGCACGGTGCTCGGACCCGGTGAACCCGGCGAACTGTACGTCCGCGGCGAGCAGGTCTCGGGCAAGTACACCGGCATCGGCTCGGTGCTCGACGACGAGGGCTGGTTCCCCACCAAGGACATCGCCACCCTGGACGACGAGGGCTACCTGTTCATCACGGGCCGCTCCGACGACACCATCATCCGCGGCGGCGAGAACATCGCCCCCGCCGAACTCGAGGACGTCCTGATCGAACATCCCGACGTCCGCGAGGTCGCCGTCGTCGGCGTCGAGGACCCGCAGTGGGGCCAGGCCATCGTGGCCGTGGTGGTTCCGGCTGTCGGGGTCGATCCGGACCCCGAGGAACTGCGCTCCCACGTCCGCAAGCACCTGCGCGGTTCGCGCACGCCGGACCGGGTGGTCTTCCGGGATGAGTTGCCCACCAACGCCACTGGAAAGCTGTTGCGGCGAGAGATCGTCGCCAGTCTCAACGACACCGCCACACAAACATAG
- a CDS encoding aldehyde dehydrogenase: protein MTQTAGTALKTEYDKLFIGGQWVDPSSSDVIEVFSPATGEKIGQVPLAVKADVDAAFAAARKAFDEGPWPRLTPKEREAVIAKATALIEERADEFKALLKLETGQPQTIVDMMQYGAAMSTLQFYASAADKFSWQDIRDGAYGQSLVLKEPIGVVGAVVAWNVPFFLAANKIGPALLAGCTIVLKPAAETPLTTNLMAEVFAQAGLPEGVLSVVPGGVETGRALTDNPEIDKFTFTGSSAVGKEIGKIAAEKLKPCTLELGGKSAAIILEDADLDSTLPMLLFSGLMNTGQACVGQTRILAPRSRYDEIVEKIANSAAAMPAGLPDDPSAMIGPLISEKQRERVEGYIKKGIEEGARVVAGGGRPEGLDSGWFVQPTVFADVDNSMTIAQEEIFGPVLVVIPYEDEADAVRIANDSVYGLAGSVYTTDNAKALEIAKQIRTGTYGINMYAFDASAPFGGYKNSGIGRECGTEGIAGYCESKSVLLPFGYTPED, encoded by the coding sequence ATGACACAGACTGCGGGCACCGCCCTCAAGACCGAGTACGACAAGCTGTTCATCGGCGGGCAATGGGTCGACCCGTCGTCCTCCGACGTCATCGAGGTGTTCTCGCCGGCCACCGGCGAAAAAATCGGCCAGGTTCCGCTGGCCGTCAAGGCCGACGTGGATGCGGCCTTCGCCGCGGCCCGCAAGGCGTTCGACGAGGGCCCCTGGCCCCGGCTGACCCCCAAGGAACGCGAGGCCGTCATCGCCAAGGCGACGGCACTGATCGAGGAACGCGCCGACGAGTTCAAGGCGCTGCTCAAGCTCGAGACCGGCCAGCCGCAGACCATCGTCGACATGATGCAGTACGGCGCGGCCATGTCGACGCTGCAGTTCTACGCCTCGGCGGCCGACAAGTTCAGCTGGCAGGACATCCGCGACGGCGCCTACGGCCAGTCGTTGGTGCTCAAGGAGCCGATCGGGGTGGTCGGCGCTGTCGTCGCCTGGAACGTGCCGTTCTTCCTGGCGGCCAACAAGATCGGCCCGGCCTTGCTGGCCGGCTGCACGATTGTGCTCAAGCCCGCCGCCGAGACCCCGCTGACCACCAACCTGATGGCGGAGGTCTTCGCCCAGGCCGGCCTGCCCGAGGGCGTGCTTTCGGTGGTGCCCGGTGGCGTCGAGACCGGCCGCGCGCTGACCGACAACCCCGAGATCGACAAGTTCACCTTCACCGGATCCAGCGCGGTCGGCAAGGAGATCGGCAAGATCGCCGCCGAGAAGCTCAAGCCCTGCACCCTGGAGTTGGGCGGCAAGTCCGCGGCCATCATCCTGGAGGACGCCGACCTGGACTCCACGCTGCCGATGCTGCTGTTCTCCGGCCTGATGAACACCGGACAGGCCTGCGTGGGTCAGACCCGCATCCTGGCACCGAGATCGCGCTACGACGAGATCGTCGAGAAGATCGCCAACAGCGCGGCGGCCATGCCGGCCGGTCTGCCCGACGACCCCTCGGCGATGATCGGGCCCCTGATCAGCGAGAAGCAGCGCGAGCGCGTCGAGGGCTACATCAAGAAGGGCATCGAGGAAGGTGCCCGGGTGGTCGCCGGCGGTGGCCGGCCCGAGGGCCTGGACAGCGGCTGGTTCGTACAGCCCACGGTGTTCGCCGATGTCGACAACTCGATGACCATCGCCCAGGAGGAGATCTTCGGGCCCGTGCTCGTCGTGATCCCCTACGAGGACGAGGCCGACGCGGTGCGCATCGCCAACGACTCGGTCTACGGCCTGGCGGGCTCGGTGTACACCACCGACAACGCCAAGGCGCTGGAGATCGCCAAGCAGATCCGCACCGGCACCTACGGCATCAACATGTATGCCTTCGATGCCAGCGCCCCGTTCGGCGGGTACAAGAACTCCGGCATCGGCCGCGAGTGCGGAACGGAGGGCATCGCGGGGTACTGCGAGTCCAAGAGCGTGCTGCTGCCGTTCGGGTACACCCCGGAGGACTAG
- a CDS encoding acyl-CoA dehydrogenase family protein: MSDALAGGVFAASTGADEQAELRQLVDDIGRRSFEARIGQRSLPETFDVDAWQALEDTGLSRLTGTAELGAGPTEAAVVLRGLARHAVAVPVAETDLLAGWLAGTAGLALPDSGPLTVALGDADGTARDVPWTRACAAVVLAVRTGDGWRVSVARPEDLEITEGRNLAGEPRDTVRFGPVADAVEVGFDVGAELLRRGAWARCVQVIGALDAAAEMSVAHTRERVQFGRPLSKFQAVQHALARLAGEVERARAATTLAVAAAADHGFSSAQADYAVTVAKVVLGRVVPAVTTTAHQLHGAIGVTIEHQLWSATFRAHAWIGEFGSTGQHARHLGRRALAAADGGDGPLWDALTWAR, translated from the coding sequence ATGAGCGACGCGTTGGCCGGCGGCGTCTTCGCGGCGTCGACGGGCGCCGACGAGCAGGCCGAACTGCGGCAGCTGGTCGACGACATCGGCCGCCGATCCTTCGAGGCCCGGATCGGGCAGCGAAGCCTGCCCGAGACGTTCGACGTCGACGCCTGGCAGGCCCTCGAGGACACCGGCTTGAGCCGGCTCACCGGCACCGCCGAGCTGGGGGCGGGCCCCACGGAGGCCGCCGTCGTGTTGCGCGGGTTGGCCCGCCATGCCGTCGCGGTCCCGGTGGCCGAAACCGATCTGTTGGCGGGCTGGTTGGCCGGCACCGCCGGGCTGGCGCTGCCGGATTCCGGACCGCTGACCGTCGCGCTCGGCGACGCCGACGGCACGGCGCGCGACGTGCCGTGGACGCGCGCCTGCGCGGCGGTGGTGCTGGCCGTCCGCACCGGCGACGGGTGGCGCGTGTCGGTGGCCCGACCCGAGGACCTGGAGATCACCGAGGGCCGCAACCTCGCCGGTGAACCCCGCGACACGGTGCGGTTCGGTCCGGTCGCCGACGCCGTCGAGGTGGGATTCGACGTGGGCGCGGAACTGCTGCGCCGGGGCGCCTGGGCCCGCTGCGTGCAGGTGATCGGTGCGTTGGACGCCGCCGCCGAGATGTCGGTTGCCCACACCCGCGAGCGCGTCCAGTTCGGCCGCCCGCTGAGCAAGTTCCAGGCCGTCCAGCATGCGCTGGCCCGGCTGGCCGGCGAGGTCGAACGTGCCCGGGCGGCAACCACTCTCGCGGTCGCCGCGGCCGCCGACCACGGCTTTTCCAGCGCCCAGGCCGACTACGCGGTGACGGTGGCCAAGGTGGTCCTTGGGCGCGTGGTTCCCGCCGTCACCACCACGGCACATCAGTTGCACGGCGCGATCGGGGTGACGATCGAGCATCAGCTGTGGTCGGCCACCTTTCGGGCGCACGCCTGGATCGGCGAGTTCGGCAGCACCGGGCAGCACGCGCGGCACCTCGGCCGACGGGCGCTGGCCGCGGCCGACGGCGGCGACGGTCCGCTGTGGGACGCGCTGACCTGGGCACGTTAG
- a CDS encoding 1-acyl-sn-glycerol-3-phosphate acyltransferase encodes MSPTDIDDNEILAGEITKFDPTLTEQVMGVLRPFLKLYHRSEVRGLEKFPPGGALVVSNHSGGIFAMDVPVFAAGFYDHFGYGRPVYTLTFDLVFTGPTANFFRRTGFIKANHENADEALRSGGVVVVFPGGDYDVYRPSSERNKIDFGGRTGYITAALNAGVPIVPTVGIGGQESQLFLSRGTELAKLLRLDKMFRAKILPLSFGFPFGLSAVVPVNVPLPTKIVQQVLEPIDIVAEFGEDPDIDEVDAHVRRVMQRALDQLADERRLPVIG; translated from the coding sequence GTGAGCCCGACCGACATCGACGACAACGAGATCCTCGCCGGGGAAATCACCAAATTCGATCCCACCCTCACCGAGCAGGTGATGGGCGTGCTGAGACCGTTCCTCAAGCTCTATCACCGCTCCGAGGTCCGCGGCCTGGAGAAGTTCCCGCCCGGCGGCGCGTTGGTGGTGTCCAACCACTCCGGCGGCATCTTCGCGATGGACGTGCCGGTGTTCGCGGCGGGGTTCTACGACCACTTCGGTTACGGCCGACCGGTTTACACGCTCACCTTCGACCTGGTGTTCACCGGGCCGACGGCGAACTTCTTCCGCAGGACCGGCTTCATCAAGGCCAACCACGAGAACGCCGACGAGGCACTGCGCTCCGGCGGGGTCGTGGTGGTCTTCCCCGGCGGCGACTACGACGTCTATCGGCCCAGTTCGGAGCGCAACAAGATCGACTTCGGTGGACGCACCGGCTACATCACGGCCGCGCTCAACGCCGGGGTGCCGATTGTTCCGACAGTCGGTATCGGTGGACAGGAAAGTCAGCTGTTCCTTTCCCGCGGAACCGAATTGGCCAAGCTGCTGCGGTTGGACAAGATGTTCCGCGCGAAGATCCTGCCGCTGTCGTTCGGTTTCCCGTTCGGTCTTTCGGCGGTGGTCCCGGTGAACGTCCCGCTGCCGACCAAGATCGTCCAGCAGGTGCTCGAGCCCATCGACATCGTCGCCGAGTTCGGCGAGGACCCCGACATCGACGAGGTCGACGCGCACGTCCGCCGCGTCATGCAACGCGCGCTGGACCAGTTGGCCGACGAGCGTCGGCTGCCGGTGATCGGCTGA
- a CDS encoding acyl-CoA dehydrogenase family protein — protein sequence MSSFDALCANEPELAVLRAAVREFLTADRAEFGWQPGVDTWLSQWDEGFSARLGAAGFLGLTIPPEYGGRGLGHLHRYVVTEELLVAGAPVAAHWIADRQVAPGLMAYGNEEQRRRILPRIAAGRFFSAIGMSEPQSGSDLAAAATRATRADGGWVLNGRKVWTSGAHLAHQVVVLARTSAPDPDHRHAGFSQFLVPTDAAGVHIDPIVSMDGEHHFNETIFTDVFVADADVLGEIGNGWHQVTAELSFERSGPERVLSTVTVILAAIHALVDRSQDDATAAAVGDLIARLVSLRQLSVSVARALTAGESAANQAALVKDLGTRFEQDSVALVADLLDYVDPASDLYARLQRMLDIARVHSPMVTLRGGTNEVLRGVVAKGMGLR from the coding sequence ATGAGCAGCTTCGACGCACTCTGCGCCAACGAGCCCGAACTGGCCGTGCTGCGCGCCGCGGTCCGCGAGTTCCTGACCGCAGACCGCGCCGAGTTCGGCTGGCAACCCGGGGTGGACACCTGGCTGTCGCAGTGGGACGAGGGGTTCAGCGCCCGCCTCGGCGCTGCCGGATTCCTGGGCCTGACGATTCCGCCCGAGTACGGCGGGCGCGGGCTGGGCCATCTGCATCGCTACGTGGTGACCGAGGAACTGCTGGTGGCGGGCGCCCCGGTGGCCGCGCACTGGATCGCCGACCGGCAGGTGGCGCCGGGCCTGATGGCCTACGGCAACGAGGAGCAGCGCCGCCGCATCCTCCCCCGCATCGCCGCCGGCCGGTTCTTCTCGGCCATCGGGATGAGTGAACCGCAGTCCGGGTCGGACCTGGCCGCCGCGGCCACCCGGGCCACCCGCGCCGACGGCGGCTGGGTGCTCAACGGGCGCAAGGTCTGGACCAGCGGTGCGCATCTGGCCCATCAGGTGGTGGTGCTGGCGCGCACCAGCGCACCCGACCCCGACCACCGGCACGCGGGGTTCAGCCAGTTCCTGGTGCCCACCGATGCGGCCGGGGTGCACATCGATCCCATCGTGTCGATGGACGGTGAGCACCACTTCAACGAGACCATCTTCACCGACGTCTTCGTCGCCGACGCCGATGTGCTCGGTGAGATCGGTAACGGTTGGCATCAGGTGACCGCCGAATTGTCGTTCGAGCGCAGCGGACCCGAGCGCGTGCTCTCGACCGTCACGGTGATCCTGGCGGCGATCCACGCGCTGGTGGACCGAAGCCAGGATGACGCCACCGCGGCCGCCGTCGGCGATCTGATCGCCCGCCTGGTCTCGCTGCGTCAGCTCTCGGTGTCGGTGGCCCGCGCGCTGACCGCTGGCGAATCGGCGGCCAACCAGGCGGCGTTGGTCAAGGATCTGGGGACCCGCTTCGAGCAGGATTCGGTGGCGTTGGTCGCGGACCTGCTCGACTACGTGGACCCCGCGTCGGACCTGTACGCCCGTCTGCAGCGGATGCTCGACATCGCCCGGGTGCATTCGCCGATGGTGACGCTGCGCGGCGGGACCAACGAGGTGCTGCGCGGTGTCGTTGCTAAGGGCATGGGGTTGCGATGA
- a CDS encoding dihydrofolate reductase family protein, giving the protein MATVYYTASSMDGFIVDPDDSLDWLTSRNIQQDGPFGYDEFIASIGALVMGSATYEWIVRNQPGEWMYTQPTWLLTHRPEIVEAGHPVQTFTGAVTDLHPRLVEAAAGKDVWVVGGGDVAAQFVAAGLVDEMIVSYAPCSLGAGARVLPLRSEWALVDSAINGDFVCARWRRTT; this is encoded by the coding sequence ATGGCGACGGTCTACTACACCGCGTCGAGCATGGACGGATTCATCGTCGACCCCGACGACAGCCTGGACTGGCTGACCTCCCGAAACATCCAGCAGGACGGACCTTTTGGTTACGACGAGTTCATCGCATCGATCGGCGCCCTGGTGATGGGTTCGGCCACCTACGAGTGGATCGTCCGCAACCAACCCGGCGAGTGGATGTACACCCAGCCGACGTGGCTGCTGACGCATCGCCCCGAGATCGTCGAGGCCGGGCACCCGGTGCAGACCTTCACCGGTGCGGTGACCGACCTGCACCCGAGGCTGGTCGAGGCGGCCGCGGGCAAGGACGTCTGGGTGGTCGGCGGGGGCGACGTCGCCGCGCAGTTCGTCGCCGCCGGCCTGGTGGACGAGATGATCGTCAGCTATGCGCCGTGCAGCCTGGGCGCCGGTGCGAGGGTGCTGCCGCTGCGCTCGGAATGGGCGCTGGTGGACTCGGCGATCAACGGTGACTTCGTGTGCGCGCGCTGGCGCCGGACGACGTGA
- a CDS encoding alpha/beta hydrolase yields the protein MRRSDRTLLRAAAELANAANGVRPLGRQGYSSIPAFFLGWPTSELAPLYLGGSVLDALRRGLRGDFRGGKGRIALALHAIGWALLVLIARRNVRSEPYFEAGLRETLGPDYRELASTSDPAAQARRRAGVFSTGWSRRRYVQKTSTVRYGPHGGANLADIWRRADLPKDGKAPVLLQVPGGAWSIGMRRPQAYPLLSHLAERGWICVSIAYRVSPRNTWPDHIVDVKRALAWIKENIADYGGDPDFVAITGGSAGGHLTALAALTPNDPEFQPGFEDADTSVVAAVPVYGRYDWYSDDGPGRREFVGFLRLLVTKLDPRTHRQVYLDASPIERIRPDAPPFFVLHGVNDSLIPVPEAREFVDALRKVSADVVAYAEIPHAQHAFDIFGSPRGHYTAQAIERFLSWVDARKPADAGD from the coding sequence ATGCGCAGATCCGACCGAACCCTGCTGCGCGCCGCGGCCGAACTCGCCAACGCCGCCAACGGGGTGCGTCCGCTGGGCCGGCAGGGCTACAGCTCCATCCCGGCGTTCTTCCTGGGCTGGCCCACCAGCGAGCTGGCACCGCTGTACCTGGGCGGTTCGGTGCTCGACGCGCTGCGCCGCGGTCTGCGTGGCGACTTCCGCGGCGGCAAGGGCCGAATTGCGTTGGCGCTGCATGCGATCGGCTGGGCGTTGCTGGTGCTCATCGCCCGCCGCAATGTGCGCTCGGAACCGTATTTCGAGGCCGGCCTGCGCGAAACACTCGGCCCCGACTACCGGGAACTGGCGTCGACCTCGGACCCCGCCGCGCAGGCCCGCCGCCGCGCCGGCGTGTTCTCGACGGGGTGGTCACGGCGACGCTACGTCCAGAAGACCTCCACGGTCCGTTACGGGCCGCACGGCGGGGCAAATCTCGCCGACATCTGGCGCCGCGCCGACCTGCCGAAGGACGGCAAGGCCCCGGTGCTGCTGCAGGTGCCCGGTGGCGCGTGGTCGATCGGGATGCGCCGGCCGCAGGCCTATCCGCTGCTGAGCCACTTGGCCGAGCGGGGCTGGATCTGCGTGTCGATCGCCTACCGGGTCAGCCCGCGCAACACCTGGCCCGACCACATCGTCGACGTCAAGCGCGCGCTGGCCTGGATCAAGGAGAACATCGCCGACTACGGCGGCGACCCCGACTTCGTCGCGATCACGGGCGGCTCGGCGGGCGGGCATCTGACCGCGCTCGCGGCGTTGACGCCGAACGACCCCGAATTCCAGCCCGGCTTCGAGGACGCCGACACCTCCGTGGTCGCCGCGGTCCCGGTCTACGGACGCTACGACTGGTACAGCGACGACGGCCCGGGGCGTCGCGAGTTCGTCGGCTTCCTGCGGCTGCTGGTGACCAAGCTGGACCCCAGGACGCATCGGCAGGTGTACCTCGACGCCTCGCCCATCGAGCGGATACGGCCCGACGCGCCACCGTTTTTCGTGCTACACGGCGTCAACGACTCGCTCATCCCGGTGCCGGAGGCCCGCGAATTCGTCGACGCGTTGCGCAAGGTGTCCGCCGACGTCGTCGCCTACGCCGAAATTCCGCACGCACAGCACGCCTTTGACATCTTCGGCTCCCCGCGGGGCCACTACACCGCGCAGGCCATCGAGCGGTTCCTGTCCTGGGTGGACGCCCGAAAGCCGGCCGACGCCGGCGACTAA
- a CDS encoding thiolase family protein — MTASSKAAIIAAARSALGTARKGTLANMQPIEVAKPIVAAAVQRSGLAATDFDDLVLAESLQGGGDSARYIAVDLGFEDLPGAAVNRQCASGLTAIAFGAGQIAAGMSTAILAGGMESMSNMPQFLKRKAFTSGKEAGDFERWAPMANPVDTPDAPPYDMSITVAHNCAVEYGLTREDQDAWALRSHQRAVKAIDAGSFVDEIVPIEVPQQDGSTLTFAVDEHPRRNSSAESLAGLKVLHPEIEGFSVTAGNSSGTNDGAAVVALAAPNTTQEVLANILSWSQVGVPPKRTGSGPIYAIPKALDLAGLKLSDVTLFEINEAFAAQAVACTRQLGLDEDRVNVYGSGISLGHPIAATGARMVTSAIYELRRRGGGIGVLSMCAGGGMGAAMVIEVA, encoded by the coding sequence ATGACTGCAAGCAGCAAGGCCGCCATCATCGCGGCAGCCCGCAGTGCCCTCGGCACCGCCCGCAAGGGCACCCTGGCCAACATGCAACCCATCGAGGTCGCCAAGCCCATCGTGGCCGCCGCGGTCCAACGCTCCGGCCTGGCCGCCACGGACTTCGACGACCTGGTGCTGGCCGAAAGCCTGCAGGGCGGTGGCGACAGCGCCCGCTACATCGCGGTGGACCTGGGCTTCGAGGATCTGCCCGGCGCCGCGGTGAACCGACAGTGCGCCTCGGGCCTGACCGCCATCGCCTTCGGCGCGGGTCAGATCGCCGCCGGGATGAGCACCGCGATCCTGGCCGGCGGCATGGAGTCCATGTCGAACATGCCGCAGTTCCTCAAGCGCAAGGCGTTCACCTCCGGCAAGGAGGCCGGCGATTTCGAGCGGTGGGCCCCGATGGCCAACCCCGTCGACACCCCGGACGCGCCGCCCTACGACATGTCGATCACCGTCGCGCACAACTGTGCCGTCGAGTACGGCCTGACCCGCGAGGATCAGGACGCCTGGGCGCTGCGCAGCCACCAACGCGCGGTCAAGGCCATCGACGCCGGATCCTTCGTCGACGAGATCGTGCCCATCGAGGTGCCGCAGCAGGACGGTTCCACCCTCACCTTCGCCGTGGACGAGCACCCGCGCCGCAACTCCTCGGCGGAGTCGCTGGCGGGCCTGAAGGTGCTGCACCCGGAGATCGAGGGCTTTTCGGTCACCGCGGGCAACTCCTCGGGCACCAACGACGGTGCGGCCGTCGTGGCGCTGGCCGCACCGAACACCACGCAGGAGGTGCTGGCCAACATTCTCTCGTGGTCGCAGGTCGGGGTGCCGCCCAAGCGCACCGGCAGCGGACCGATCTACGCCATCCCGAAGGCACTGGACCTCGCGGGCCTGAAGCTCTCCGACGTCACGCTGTTCGAGATCAACGAGGCCTTCGCCGCCCAAGCCGTGGCGTGCACCCGGCAGCTCGGCCTCGACGAGGACCGGGTCAACGTGTACGGCTCGGGCATCAGCCTCGGCCACCCGATCGCGGCTACCGGCGCCCGGATGGTCACCTCGGCCATCTATGAGCTGCGTCGCCGCGGCGGCGGCATCGGCGTGCTGTCGATGTGCGCGGGCGGCGGCATGGGCGCGGCGATGGTGATCGAGGTCGCCTAG